The proteins below are encoded in one region of Pelotomaculum schinkii:
- a CDS encoding CopG family transcriptional regulator, whose translation MEYQNITLSLPKDVLLKVKHIAVEKQISVSGLLARTLEDMVRKEDSYKKARQRHMAILSNVPNLGTNGSISWSRGDIHER comes from the coding sequence GTGGAGTATCAAAATATAACGCTATCTTTGCCCAAGGATGTCTTGCTAAAAGTAAAACATATTGCCGTAGAAAAGCAGATCTCGGTATCCGGTCTTTTGGCCAGGACATTAGAAGATATGGTCAGGAAAGAAGATTCTTATAAAAAAGCGCGTCAACGCCACATGGCTATTTTAAGTAATGTTCCCAACCTGGGGACAAATGGCAGTATAAGCTGGTCAAGAGGAGATATTCATGAGCGATAA
- a CDS encoding PIN domain-containing protein → MSDNPVWQFVDTNILVYAHDSAAGYKHNQAKTLIGELWNSGYGCLSIQVLQEFYVTVAHKVPNPLQPEITARIISDLSQWRLHVPDVDDILEAIDIQQRNRLSFWDAMIICSAKKLGCTVLLTEDLNNGQFYEGVKAQNPFI, encoded by the coding sequence ATGAGCGATAATCCGGTTTGGCAGTTCGTAGATACAAATATTCTGGTTTATGCTCATGATAGCGCCGCAGGATATAAGCACAACCAGGCCAAAACACTTATCGGTGAGCTTTGGAATTCCGGCTATGGTTGCCTTAGCATTCAGGTACTACAGGAGTTTTATGTGACAGTAGCGCATAAAGTACCCAATCCGCTACAGCCGGAGATAACCGCCAGGATCATTTCGGATTTATCGCAATGGCGGCTGCACGTACCGGATGTGGATGATATCCTGGAAGCCATTGATATTCAACAACGAAACAGGTTGTCCTTTTGGGATGCTATGATCATATGCAGCGCCAAAAAATTGGGCTGTACCGTGCTTTTGACCGAAGATCTCAACAATGGCCAATTTTATGAAGGCGTTAAGGCGCAAAATCCATTTATTTAA
- a CDS encoding ABC transporter permease, with amino-acid sequence MRQILNIAIFEMRQVFKDKILALMVFAVPLLYAVLFGIVYASAVLTDIPLGIVDLDQSPLSREVADAFANSPRFKVIHEVDSYARLEEGMKTGTVRAGVVIPEDFAADVAQHRQTAILTVYDASNLIWGFNIRKYTMEVVNSFSAAHTAAFLAGLGLPAREINNILNTVSCNIEVWYNPTYSYTTYMLIGLVVLIIHQICLLCVSLTVTREKERNTWVQYLAAPVPPWKIFLGKSLPYFLSSMLNFGLLIWFIYRLLHVKVEGSMPLVGAMGLIFAALIISAGFYLSVRAANSLQVTRYIMLLSVPFFIISGYVWPKTQIPSLVNGLTAILPYSWMAEAMRLVTVKNLGLEAIQVHALALSAMAILCALLAATFKKRIKPPDGGGPVVNNGAYTPRRS; translated from the coding sequence TTGAGGCAGATATTAAACATCGCTATATTTGAAATGAGACAGGTCTTCAAAGACAAAATCCTCGCCTTGATGGTATTCGCCGTACCTCTGCTGTACGCCGTCCTGTTCGGGATCGTTTACGCTTCGGCCGTTCTAACCGATATTCCTTTGGGCATTGTGGACCTGGACCAATCCCCCTTAAGCCGCGAGGTAGCCGACGCCTTTGCCAACAGCCCACGGTTTAAGGTGATCCATGAGGTAGACAGCTATGCCCGGTTGGAAGAAGGGATGAAAACCGGGACCGTACGGGCCGGCGTGGTGATCCCTGAGGATTTTGCGGCAGATGTAGCCCAGCACAGGCAAACAGCGATCCTCACAGTATATGACGCCTCCAACCTGATCTGGGGCTTTAATATCCGCAAGTACACGATGGAAGTGGTGAACAGTTTCAGCGCCGCCCACACCGCAGCCTTCCTGGCCGGGCTGGGACTTCCCGCGCGGGAAATCAACAATATTCTAAACACCGTATCCTGCAATATCGAGGTTTGGTACAACCCCACCTACAGCTATACCACCTATATGTTAATCGGGCTGGTGGTGTTAATCATTCACCAGATCTGTCTTTTATGCGTCAGCCTTACCGTTACCAGGGAAAAGGAGCGCAATACCTGGGTACAGTATCTGGCCGCCCCGGTTCCTCCCTGGAAAATCTTTTTGGGCAAGTCGCTCCCATACTTTTTAAGCAGCATGTTGAACTTTGGCCTGTTGATATGGTTTATCTACCGCCTGCTGCACGTAAAAGTCGAGGGCTCTATGCCGCTGGTGGGGGCTATGGGTTTAATCTTTGCTGCGCTCATTATCTCAGCAGGATTTTACCTGTCCGTCCGGGCTGCTAACTCATTGCAGGTGACCAGGTACATCATGCTCCTTTCCGTTCCCTTTTTCATCATCTCCGGCTACGTCTGGCCCAAGACCCAAATCCCGTCTCTGGTGAACGGACTGACCGCAATTCTGCCTTACAGCTGGATGGCGGAAGCCATGCGACTGGTAACCGTGAAAAATCTGGGTTTAGAGGCCATCCAGGTCCACGCCCTGGCGCTCTCCGCTATGGCGATACTTTGCGCGCTGCTGGCCGCAACCTTTAAAAAACGCATAAAACCACCGGATGGCGGCGGCCCGGTGGTCAACAACGGCGCTTATACTCCCCGGAGAAGCTAG